The Nitrospira sp. genome contains a region encoding:
- the glmU gene encoding bifunctional UDP-N-acetylglucosamine diphosphorylase/glucosamine-1-phosphate N-acetyltransferase GlmU, with protein sequence MKQSAGQHTTLSRISGFGVIVMAAGLGKRMRSTQAKVLHHVAGRPMVLYAVDVALQVAGHRIAVVVGHQADRVRQVIEEGIADKPGGKAVSIVEQAEQLGTGHAVMQSRPVFFVGKEALPTDYLILNGDTPLLKEQTARELLRVHRSQGATVTILTARLDDPSGYGRVIRRESGAKADGVISCEVLKIVEDRDATAAERATNEINVGTYVVSGEFLFDALDKLEPDNAQGEYYLTDIVRMAVAQGRHVAAVTLNDPDEGLGINTRQQLATAEHVIRHQIRERWLEAGVTMRDPGSVWIDAGVTIGQDTVLYPHVNLEGKTIVGEGTTIRSGVRVSDCVIGNNVEILDHCVLRESQVDDEAHLGPFAHLRPGAIVRRKARVGNFVEMKKAELGEGSKANHLAYLGDARIGKGVNIGAGTITVNYDGVNKHRTVIEDQVFVGSDSQLIAPVTIGEGAVVAAGTTVTQDVPADSLAITRIAQVNRVGWAAKRRMLLAGRASSGHSARAADEPTNLKTKNASNKLKKGLAKSSKR encoded by the coding sequence ATGAAACAGTCAGCAGGCCAACACACAACACTCTCCCGCATTTCCGGCTTTGGCGTGATCGTGATGGCGGCCGGTTTGGGGAAGCGGATGAGGTCCACCCAAGCGAAAGTCCTGCATCACGTCGCAGGACGGCCGATGGTTCTCTACGCTGTCGATGTGGCGTTGCAGGTAGCGGGGCATCGGATTGCGGTGGTGGTCGGACATCAGGCCGACAGGGTTCGGCAAGTCATCGAAGAAGGCATTGCGGACAAGCCGGGAGGGAAAGCGGTCAGCATCGTCGAACAGGCCGAACAACTTGGAACCGGCCATGCCGTCATGCAGAGCCGTCCCGTGTTTTTCGTGGGTAAGGAGGCACTCCCGACCGATTACCTCATCTTGAACGGCGATACCCCGTTACTGAAAGAACAGACCGCGCGAGAACTCTTGCGTGTCCATCGCTCGCAGGGTGCGACGGTCACGATTCTGACGGCGAGACTCGATGATCCCAGTGGGTATGGACGGGTCATTCGTCGGGAGTCCGGCGCAAAAGCCGATGGAGTGATTTCGTGCGAGGTGCTCAAGATTGTCGAAGATCGAGATGCGACCGCAGCAGAGCGGGCCACCAACGAAATCAATGTGGGTACGTACGTTGTGTCCGGAGAGTTTCTCTTCGATGCGCTCGATAAACTGGAGCCTGATAATGCTCAGGGGGAATATTATCTGACCGATATTGTGCGGATGGCCGTGGCGCAAGGGCGGCATGTAGCCGCGGTGACTCTCAATGATCCCGATGAAGGATTGGGTATCAATACTCGACAACAGTTGGCGACGGCGGAGCACGTCATCAGACACCAGATCCGCGAGCGCTGGCTCGAGGCCGGAGTCACGATGCGAGATCCCGGCTCCGTGTGGATTGATGCGGGAGTCACTATCGGACAAGATACGGTGCTCTACCCACACGTGAATCTCGAAGGCAAAACGATAGTCGGTGAAGGGACGACAATCCGTTCCGGGGTCCGCGTTTCAGATTGCGTAATCGGAAACAATGTAGAGATTCTCGATCATTGCGTGCTACGCGAGTCACAAGTCGATGATGAGGCGCATCTGGGACCGTTCGCGCATTTGAGACCGGGAGCGATCGTGCGGCGGAAGGCAAGGGTTGGAAATTTCGTCGAGATGAAAAAAGCCGAGCTCGGCGAAGGATCAAAGGCGAATCACCTTGCGTATCTCGGTGACGCCCGAATCGGGAAAGGCGTCAACATAGGGGCCGGCACGATTACAGTGAATTATGATGGTGTGAACAAACACCGGACCGTGATCGAGGATCAAGTGTTTGTGGGGAGTGATTCGCAGCTGATTGCGCCGGTCACGATCGGAGAGGGAGCGGTGGTGGCGGCTGGGACAACCGTGACGCAAGACGTGCCGGCCGATTCATTGGCAATCACTCGCATCGCACAAGTGAATCGAGTGGGGTGGGCGGCTAAACGTCGAATGTTGCTGGCCGGCCGTGCATCCAGCGGACACTCAGCACGGGCAGCGGATGAGCCGACGAACCTGAAAACCAAAAACGCTTCAAATAAGCTGAAAAAGGGGCTCGCGAAGTCATCGAAACGCTGA
- the glmS gene encoding glutamine--fructose-6-phosphate transaminase (isomerizing), which translates to MCGIIGYVGNQDAVPILIGGLAKLEYRGYDSSGVAVMQGEKIVVRRSVGKLVNLQNALKANELRGTVGIGHTRWATHGKPSEQNAHPHRSKGCVLVHNGIIENYQQLKQQLEKDGYKFESETDTEVVAHLIDKYLQKEHRLADAVRLATKDVKGSYALAVISEREPGTLIAARSGCPLVVGRTNQASYVASDVMAMLAHTREVTYLEEGDVAVVTQDRVDLTDVDGHAVSRKPSTITWDASAVEKSGYPHFMLKEIHEQPQTILDTMRGRYSYETGEADLPDIGLTPEEFAAVERIWIVACGTSWHAGQVGKYLFEEMVRTPVQVDIGSEFRYRDPLVGKKDLFITISQSGETADTLAAAREAKGKGARVVSIVNVVGSTLARESDGVLYTHCGPEIGVASTKAFTAQLTALYLLALHFARVRNVMKIADGKAWLDRLVRLPVLVESVLRREAEIVAIAKRYYKKRNFLFLGRGINYPIALEGSLKLKEISYIHAEGYAAGEMKHGPIALIDKDMPVVVLAPRDRLYDKTVSNLMEVKARHAPVIAFVAEGERELGKIADAVFTVPDTHPLISPILFTIPLQLLAYHIAVLRGADVDQPRNLAKSVTVE; encoded by the coding sequence ATGTGTGGAATCATCGGATACGTCGGCAATCAAGATGCAGTTCCGATTCTCATCGGGGGATTGGCGAAGCTGGAGTATCGCGGTTACGACTCCTCGGGAGTAGCCGTCATGCAGGGGGAAAAGATTGTTGTCAGACGGAGCGTGGGCAAACTGGTCAATCTTCAAAATGCCCTCAAAGCCAACGAACTGAGGGGGACGGTGGGAATCGGCCACACCCGTTGGGCGACCCATGGGAAACCGTCGGAACAGAATGCCCATCCACATCGGTCGAAAGGCTGCGTGTTGGTGCACAACGGAATCATTGAAAACTATCAGCAGCTAAAACAGCAGTTGGAAAAAGACGGCTACAAGTTCGAATCCGAAACCGATACGGAAGTTGTCGCGCATTTGATCGACAAATATCTTCAGAAAGAGCACAGGCTGGCCGATGCCGTGCGATTGGCGACCAAAGATGTGAAGGGTAGTTATGCATTGGCCGTGATTTCCGAGCGGGAGCCCGGTACCTTGATTGCCGCGCGTTCCGGTTGCCCGCTGGTCGTCGGGCGGACCAATCAGGCTTCTTATGTGGCGTCCGATGTCATGGCGATGCTCGCGCACACGCGGGAAGTGACCTACCTCGAAGAAGGAGATGTGGCGGTCGTCACTCAAGACCGGGTCGATCTCACCGACGTCGACGGCCATGCCGTGTCGCGAAAGCCGTCAACGATTACATGGGACGCATCGGCGGTGGAGAAGAGCGGATATCCGCATTTCATGCTGAAGGAGATTCACGAACAACCCCAGACCATTCTGGATACGATGCGCGGACGGTACTCGTATGAGACCGGTGAAGCGGATCTACCCGACATCGGGCTGACGCCGGAGGAGTTCGCCGCCGTTGAGCGCATCTGGATCGTGGCCTGCGGCACCTCCTGGCATGCGGGACAGGTGGGGAAATATTTGTTTGAAGAGATGGTCCGCACTCCGGTGCAGGTGGATATCGGCAGCGAGTTTCGGTATCGCGATCCGCTTGTCGGCAAGAAAGATTTGTTCATTACCATTTCTCAGTCCGGTGAGACGGCCGATACGCTGGCCGCCGCGCGAGAGGCCAAGGGAAAGGGCGCGCGCGTCGTCTCGATCGTGAATGTGGTCGGGAGCACCTTGGCGCGGGAATCCGATGGGGTCCTGTACACCCATTGCGGGCCGGAGATCGGCGTCGCGTCGACCAAGGCGTTCACCGCTCAGCTCACAGCCCTCTATCTTCTGGCATTGCATTTTGCGCGAGTTCGTAATGTGATGAAGATAGCGGACGGCAAAGCATGGCTCGACCGGTTGGTGCGGTTGCCCGTATTGGTGGAGAGTGTGCTGCGGAGAGAAGCTGAAATCGTGGCGATTGCCAAGCGCTATTATAAGAAGCGGAACTTTCTGTTTCTAGGACGGGGCATCAACTATCCGATTGCGCTGGAAGGGTCGTTGAAGCTGAAAGAAATCTCCTACATCCACGCCGAAGGCTATGCGGCGGGCGAGATGAAGCACGGTCCGATCGCGCTGATCGATAAGGACATGCCGGTCGTGGTCTTGGCGCCTCGGGACCGGCTCTATGACAAAACGGTCAGCAATCTCATGGAAGTCAAGGCGCGGCACGCGCCGGTGATTGCCTTCGTGGCCGAAGGCGAGCGAGAGCTCGGCAAGATCGCGGATGCCGTGTTCACGGTGCCGGACACCCATCCGCTGATTTCGCCGATTCTGTTTACGATCCCGCTGCAACTCCTTGCGTATCATATTGCGGTGCTGCGCGGCGCGGATGTGGATCAGCCGAGGAATTTGGCAAAAAGCGTGACCGTGGAATGA
- the gatA gene encoding Asp-tRNA(Asn)/Glu-tRNA(Gln) amidotransferase subunit GatA has product MSLHKLTLFELHKKFKAGEVTATEIVRAYSLRISQVEPKIKAFVTQAKETASAQAEDLDRKLKDWRRTQPLTGMPLAVKDNICTDGVPTTCSSRMLQNFVPPYDATVVAKLRAQEYILLGKTNLDEFAMGSSTENSAFGPSRNPWNVHCVPGGSSGGSAAAVAAEECVAALGSDTGGSIRQPAAFCGVVGLKPTYGRVSRYGLVAFASSLDQIGPITRNVSDAAFLLQAIAGHDPMDSTSVDRPVPDYMKALQKRDLKSLRVGVPVEFFTEGLDSEVEQAVRAAIDELKHLGAEVKEIRLPRTDAAVAVYYVIATAEASSNLARFDGVKFGLRAKETKDLPELYMKTRQEGFGPEVKRRIMLGTYVLSAGYYDAYYGKAQAVRTLVCQDFAAAFKEVDVIVTPATPTPAFKLGEKSENPLQMYLSDIFTISVNLAGLPAIALPCGFSKAGLPIGLQLIGRAFEEETVLRAAHAYEQSTQWHLKKPVIR; this is encoded by the coding sequence ATGTCCCTCCACAAATTGACTCTCTTCGAGCTTCACAAAAAATTCAAGGCAGGCGAAGTCACGGCGACGGAGATCGTGCGTGCCTACTCCCTTCGCATCAGCCAGGTGGAGCCGAAGATTAAGGCCTTCGTCACGCAAGCGAAAGAAACCGCGTCCGCGCAGGCAGAGGATTTAGACCGGAAACTCAAGGACTGGCGAAGGACTCAGCCGCTCACCGGAATGCCTCTTGCCGTCAAAGATAATATCTGTACGGACGGCGTTCCCACGACGTGCAGCTCTCGAATGTTGCAGAATTTTGTGCCACCGTACGATGCCACGGTCGTCGCCAAGTTGCGGGCACAGGAGTACATTTTGTTGGGCAAGACGAACCTGGATGAGTTCGCAATGGGATCGTCGACGGAAAACTCGGCATTTGGGCCCAGCCGCAATCCCTGGAATGTGCACTGCGTGCCGGGAGGGTCGAGCGGAGGGTCCGCGGCGGCGGTGGCGGCAGAGGAATGCGTGGCCGCACTTGGATCGGATACCGGAGGTTCCATCAGGCAGCCGGCGGCGTTCTGCGGCGTGGTGGGACTGAAGCCGACCTATGGACGGGTGTCTCGGTACGGCTTGGTGGCGTTTGCTTCCTCGCTGGATCAAATCGGCCCGATTACCAGAAATGTGTCCGATGCGGCGTTTCTCCTTCAAGCCATTGCTGGCCATGATCCAATGGATTCCACATCGGTCGATCGCCCGGTGCCGGATTACATGAAGGCATTGCAAAAGCGTGACCTCAAATCTCTGAGGGTGGGCGTGCCGGTGGAGTTCTTCACTGAAGGACTGGATTCCGAAGTCGAGCAGGCAGTCAGAGCTGCTATCGACGAGTTGAAGCATCTGGGAGCTGAAGTCAAGGAAATCCGGCTGCCGAGAACCGATGCTGCGGTGGCGGTCTACTATGTGATCGCGACCGCGGAAGCCAGTTCGAATCTTGCCCGGTTCGACGGGGTGAAGTTCGGTTTGCGAGCCAAAGAGACCAAAGATCTGCCCGAACTGTACATGAAGACGCGGCAGGAGGGGTTTGGGCCGGAAGTGAAGCGGCGAATCATGCTGGGGACGTATGTTCTTAGCGCCGGGTATTATGATGCGTATTATGGGAAGGCCCAAGCTGTCCGCACGCTGGTTTGCCAGGATTTCGCGGCGGCATTCAAAGAGGTCGATGTGATCGTGACCCCTGCGACTCCGACACCGGCATTCAAGTTGGGGGAAAAGAGCGAAAACCCGCTGCAAATGTACCTGTCGGACATCTTCACGATCTCGGTGAATCTCGCGGGTCTGCCGGCGATTGCCCTCCCCTGTGGGTTCAGCAAGGCGGGGCTTCCGATCGGGTTGCAGCTGATCGGGCGGGCGTTCGAGGAAGAAACAGTGCTTCGAGCCGCACACGCCTATGAGCAATCGACGCAATGGCATCTCAAAAAGCCGGTGATACGGTAA
- a CDS encoding dTMP kinase, whose amino-acid sequence MGTASRKSTGIFITLEGGEGSGKTTHARRLCQWLTAQGLNVLHTREPGGTILAERLRTILLENSAETIAPETEACLILAARRQHVDHVIKPALAQGKAVVCDRFSDSTMAYQGYGRGLDLRVLRTMNGWATGKLVPHLTLLFDVPIAVGLRRRRGQTSSQNRLDREAERFHERVRKGFHALAKQEPRRILMIDASLSIESVEREVESRVSNWFKTHRSQKPRRR is encoded by the coding sequence ATGGGTACGGCATCCAGAAAATCGACAGGCATCTTCATCACGCTGGAAGGCGGTGAAGGAAGTGGGAAAACGACGCATGCTCGGAGGCTGTGTCAGTGGCTGACCGCGCAAGGATTGAATGTCCTACATACCAGGGAGCCGGGCGGCACCATCCTTGCTGAACGGTTGCGCACGATCCTGCTTGAAAATTCTGCGGAGACCATCGCTCCGGAAACTGAAGCCTGCCTCATTCTTGCGGCAAGGCGCCAACATGTAGATCACGTCATCAAGCCTGCATTAGCGCAAGGAAAGGCCGTCGTCTGTGACCGATTTTCAGACTCGACCATGGCTTATCAGGGATACGGACGTGGGTTGGACCTTCGAGTATTACGCACCATGAACGGTTGGGCGACGGGGAAACTGGTCCCCCATCTTACCTTGCTCTTCGACGTTCCTATTGCCGTCGGACTCAGGCGCCGGCGGGGCCAGACCTCCTCCCAAAATCGCTTGGATCGAGAAGCTGAACGATTCCACGAGCGTGTGAGAAAGGGGTTTCACGCCTTAGCAAAGCAAGAACCTCGGCGCATTCTGATGATCGATGCTTCTCTCTCCATAGAATCGGTCGAGCGCGAAGTAGAATCCCGAGTAAGCAACTGGTTCAAAACCCACCGTTCCCAAAAGCCAAGGCGCCGATAA
- a CDS encoding aspartate 1-decarboxylase codes for MFRQMLRSKIHRATVTGAHLEYEGSLTIDQDLMEAAGILPYEAIICSNLNNGERFMTYAINGKRGNGDIILNGPTARKAAVGDQIIIFCYEYYGDEEIKKHAPKIVRVDEKNHIVTVR; via the coding sequence ATGTTTCGACAAATGCTTCGTTCGAAAATTCACCGCGCCACGGTAACGGGCGCGCATCTTGAGTATGAAGGCAGCTTGACCATCGATCAGGATTTGATGGAGGCCGCCGGTATCCTTCCCTATGAGGCCATCATCTGCTCGAACTTGAATAACGGCGAGCGATTCATGACCTATGCCATCAACGGAAAGCGGGGAAACGGAGATATCATCCTGAACGGACCTACTGCGCGAAAAGCGGCGGTCGGAGATCAGATCATCATCTTTTGTTACGAGTATTACGGCGACGAAGAAATCAAGAAGCACGCGCCGAAGATCGTCCGAGTGGACGAAAAGAATCACATCGTGACCGTGCGCTGA
- the holB gene encoding DNA polymerase III subunit delta', with protein sequence MPFADITGHEQPISLLQASIRSERLAHAYLFHGEARIGKFMTAVRLAQALNCEQPAHADNLDSCGRCRSCLQIAARTYPDYSVIEPDPESATPQIKIEQVREIEQQFVYRPLVGERKICLIDDADRLTIGAANALLKTLEEPPGHSLFVLTTSRPHALPITIRSRCQALRFTTPARTQVEAALILTRELSPADARFLAVLTDGRIGEALTANVADVRARQQECLALVKPESLTSSSTVLSAAESLAKTDRGEETLNWLTRWIRDLVLVIVGGDHDQILHVDQLAELRRYAQRADIDTLLTLLNDIERIEQQATRHLNMQMALETTFLRLREALGLVPAGISA encoded by the coding sequence ATGCCCTTCGCGGATATCACAGGCCACGAGCAACCCATTTCCTTACTCCAGGCAAGCATACGTAGCGAACGACTGGCCCATGCGTACCTGTTCCACGGCGAAGCCAGGATCGGAAAGTTCATGACCGCTGTAAGATTGGCCCAAGCCTTGAACTGCGAGCAGCCCGCTCACGCGGATAATTTGGATAGCTGTGGCCGTTGCCGATCCTGCTTGCAAATCGCCGCACGGACTTACCCGGACTATTCGGTCATCGAGCCCGATCCGGAGTCGGCCACGCCGCAGATCAAGATCGAGCAGGTACGCGAAATCGAACAACAGTTCGTCTATCGACCGCTGGTCGGTGAACGGAAGATCTGCCTGATCGACGACGCCGATCGGCTGACCATCGGGGCGGCCAACGCGCTCCTCAAGACCCTGGAAGAACCTCCTGGCCATAGTCTTTTCGTCTTGACTACGAGCCGGCCTCATGCGCTCCCGATCACCATTCGATCGCGATGCCAGGCGCTCCGTTTCACCACACCCGCCCGCACACAAGTCGAAGCGGCGCTGATACTCACGCGAGAACTCTCCCCTGCCGATGCGCGTTTCCTCGCCGTGCTTACCGATGGACGTATCGGAGAGGCCCTCACGGCGAATGTGGCGGACGTTCGAGCACGACAACAAGAATGCCTGGCCTTGGTGAAGCCGGAATCTTTGACGTCGAGCAGCACCGTCCTCTCCGCAGCCGAGAGTCTGGCCAAGACAGACCGGGGAGAGGAGACGCTCAACTGGCTCACGCGATGGATCCGCGATCTGGTCCTCGTCATCGTGGGAGGAGATCACGACCAGATTCTTCACGTCGATCAACTTGCCGAATTGCGTCGATACGCCCAACGAGCGGACATCGACACGTTGCTCACTCTCTTGAATGACATCGAGCGCATCGAGCAGCAAGCCACGCGGCACTTGAACATGCAGATGGCGCTGGAGACCACCTTTCTTCGCCTGCGCGAAGCGCTTGGCCTGGTCCCTGCCGGGATCTCCGCCTAG
- the metG gene encoding methionine--tRNA ligase, with protein MAEDHTFYITTPIYYVNDVPHIGHAYTTVAADVLARYCRLRGREVFFLTGLDEHGQKVQQAAAKAGIPPQTHCDKLAPQFQTLWQRLNISNDAFIRTTDAQHTLVVQRYLQRLYDETLIYKDSYTGWYCTFDERFWTEKDVESGLCPDCKRPVEQLSEHNYFFKMGQYQDRLLDHIKKHPSFIRPESRRNEVLGFLQTQKLGDLSISRPKSRLSWGIELPFDKDYVTYVWFDALVNYVSALEYLPRAQPAGNRFWPADVHLVGKDILTTHAVYWSTMLMALNLPLPETIFAHGWWTVDGEKMSKSRGNVVDPYKMSEVYGVDAFRYFLLREVPFGQDGDFSLSAMLTRINSDLANGLGNLLSRTLTLIERTQAGLIPNPKEIGPAEQELQQATMTLLNEVLPRHMEQLEFNRALEAIWQVVQLANQYVDKTAPWTLAKKESDAEQLRTVLYTMAEILRCLSLATYPFMPSSAQSICSQLGISAEFIAPLLKNKLEWGGLTPGTLIHKGPSLFPRIESKPQGAKSVNDTSATPQPAPAAPVTPAAPAAVAAPPQITIDEFMKIQLKTAKVLSAERVPKSEKLIKLQVSLGTEQRQIVAGIGKKYEPDTLIGKTIVIVANLKPAKLMGIESQGMVLAAGDADVRGLLTVLEEVDPGTKVK; from the coding sequence GTGGCAGAAGATCACACCTTTTACATCACCACCCCGATCTACTACGTCAACGATGTCCCGCATATCGGCCACGCCTACACCACGGTCGCGGCGGACGTGCTGGCGCGCTATTGCCGGCTGCGCGGGCGCGAGGTGTTCTTTCTCACCGGTCTCGATGAACACGGGCAAAAAGTTCAGCAGGCTGCCGCCAAGGCCGGCATCCCCCCGCAGACGCATTGCGACAAACTCGCGCCACAGTTTCAAACGCTGTGGCAACGCCTCAACATCTCCAACGACGCATTCATCAGGACAACGGATGCACAGCACACACTCGTCGTCCAACGGTATCTTCAACGACTCTACGACGAGACGCTGATTTACAAGGATTCCTACACCGGATGGTACTGCACGTTTGATGAGCGGTTCTGGACCGAGAAAGACGTAGAGTCCGGACTCTGTCCCGACTGCAAACGTCCCGTCGAGCAGCTCAGTGAGCACAACTACTTCTTCAAAATGGGCCAGTACCAAGACCGACTGCTTGACCACATTAAGAAACACCCCTCCTTCATCAGGCCGGAATCCCGACGGAATGAAGTCCTCGGCTTCCTCCAGACGCAGAAACTCGGTGATCTTTCAATCTCCAGACCGAAATCACGACTGTCTTGGGGGATCGAACTCCCCTTCGATAAGGACTATGTGACCTACGTCTGGTTCGATGCGCTGGTCAACTACGTGTCCGCGCTGGAATATCTGCCACGAGCACAACCGGCCGGGAACCGATTCTGGCCCGCCGATGTCCATCTGGTCGGCAAGGACATCCTGACGACGCACGCCGTGTATTGGTCCACCATGCTCATGGCGTTGAATCTTCCCTTACCCGAAACCATCTTCGCCCATGGCTGGTGGACGGTGGACGGCGAGAAGATGTCCAAGAGCCGCGGCAACGTCGTCGATCCTTACAAAATGTCGGAAGTTTATGGGGTCGATGCTTTTCGCTACTTCCTGCTCCGTGAAGTGCCGTTCGGACAGGACGGAGATTTTTCCCTCTCCGCCATGCTCACACGAATCAATAGCGATCTTGCCAATGGTCTCGGCAATCTCCTCAGTCGCACATTGACCCTCATTGAACGGACTCAAGCAGGGCTGATACCCAATCCAAAAGAGATCGGGCCGGCAGAGCAAGAGCTGCAACAAGCCACCATGACGCTCTTGAATGAGGTGTTGCCGCGCCATATGGAGCAGTTGGAGTTCAATCGAGCCCTGGAAGCAATTTGGCAAGTCGTTCAACTGGCCAATCAATATGTCGACAAAACTGCACCTTGGACACTGGCAAAGAAAGAGAGTGACGCGGAACAACTGAGGACAGTCCTCTACACCATGGCGGAGATCCTCCGTTGCCTCAGCCTGGCCACATATCCTTTTATGCCGTCGAGCGCGCAGTCGATCTGCTCTCAATTGGGCATCTCAGCCGAATTCATAGCGCCTTTGTTGAAAAACAAATTGGAGTGGGGCGGCCTAACGCCTGGCACCCTTATTCACAAGGGGCCGTCACTCTTCCCACGCATCGAATCGAAACCACAAGGAGCCAAATCCGTGAACGACACATCCGCAACTCCACAACCGGCCCCTGCTGCACCCGTCACACCCGCTGCTCCGGCAGCCGTAGCCGCGCCGCCGCAGATCACAATCGACGAATTCATGAAGATTCAGCTCAAGACCGCCAAGGTGCTCTCCGCCGAGCGCGTACCGAAATCGGAAAAGTTGATCAAACTCCAAGTGTCTCTCGGCACGGAACAGCGTCAAATCGTCGCGGGCATCGGCAAGAAATATGAACCGGACACGCTCATCGGTAAGACGATCGTCATTGTGGCCAATCTCAAGCCGGCCAAGCTCATGGGGATCGAGTCGCAGGGGATGGTGCTGGCGGCGGGCGATGCCGACGTACGAGGCCTGCTTACCGTTCTGGAAGAAGTCGATCCCGGCACCAAAGTAAAATGA
- a CDS encoding DUF948 domain-containing protein produces the protein MSIVEIAALLVAIAFVVLVGYLVPVLMQVRKTVAESEQLLSKMNVEVPALVAELRTMSQNLNDVTNQVRESTEHAAVLLHAVGEVGESVQQVHNIIRGSSGTLLTNVASMVAGFKAATQVVRERMRQEGGTHNGG, from the coding sequence ATGAGCATCGTTGAAATCGCGGCACTCCTCGTGGCGATCGCTTTCGTGGTACTGGTCGGGTATCTCGTGCCGGTATTGATGCAAGTTCGTAAGACGGTCGCCGAATCGGAACAGCTCCTATCGAAGATGAACGTCGAGGTGCCGGCGCTTGTTGCGGAACTACGGACCATGAGCCAGAACTTGAATGATGTGACGAATCAGGTTCGTGAAAGCACGGAACATGCGGCGGTATTGCTCCATGCTGTGGGAGAAGTCGGTGAGTCCGTGCAACAAGTCCATAACATCATTCGCGGATCGAGCGGCACACTGTTGACGAACGTGGCAAGTATGGTGGCGGGATTTAAGGCCGCCACCCAAGTCGTGCGAGAACGGATGAGACAAGAAGGAGGGACACACAATGGCGGATGA
- the gatC gene encoding Asp-tRNA(Asn)/Glu-tRNA(Gln) amidotransferase subunit GatC: MEITQQDVEKAAQLARLTVTPAEKEAFAKQLSEILTHVDKLKQYDTTGIEPTTTVMGQVNVFREDVVRPSLAQDQALANAPQREADGFVVPKILEER; this comes from the coding sequence GTGGAGATTACGCAGCAGGATGTGGAAAAGGCGGCGCAGTTGGCACGATTGACTGTCACCCCCGCCGAGAAGGAGGCCTTTGCCAAACAGTTGAGCGAGATTCTTACGCACGTCGACAAGTTGAAGCAGTACGACACAACCGGAATCGAACCGACTACAACAGTCATGGGCCAAGTGAATGTGTTTCGGGAGGATGTCGTGCGTCCGTCCCTTGCACAGGACCAGGCGTTGGCGAATGCGCCGCAACGTGAAGCGGACGGTTTCGTCGTGCCAAAAATTCTAGAGGAGCGTTAA
- a CDS encoding DUF502 domain-containing protein, with protein MIKTALRRYFLTGLLLVTPIWGTILVLKTLFIAVDGILGDAVAELVPDHYIPGLGIVTLILLIFLVGLFAANFIGRQIVSHWEDWLNRLPLVRGIYSTLKSMMDILSFSERGSYRRVVLIQFPKNGHYCFAFVTGMTKGETTALGQDALIHVYVPTSPNPTSGYFLLVPEREVSSVDISIEEAMKLIVSGGLYTPSAAMVAALNAETKWNQVKQPEAGVPIG; from the coding sequence ATGATCAAGACCGCTCTGCGACGGTATTTTTTGACGGGCCTTCTCCTTGTCACCCCCATCTGGGGCACGATTCTCGTTCTAAAAACCCTGTTCATCGCGGTAGACGGTATCCTAGGGGACGCGGTCGCGGAATTGGTGCCTGATCATTACATCCCCGGATTGGGGATTGTTACTCTGATCTTGCTCATCTTTTTGGTCGGGTTATTTGCGGCTAACTTCATCGGTCGCCAGATCGTCAGTCACTGGGAGGATTGGTTGAACCGGCTGCCCCTCGTCCGGGGGATTTATTCCACGTTGAAGTCCATGATGGATATTCTTTCATTTTCGGAGCGAGGGTCGTATCGGCGGGTCGTCTTGATTCAATTCCCGAAGAACGGCCATTATTGTTTCGCGTTCGTGACCGGCATGACGAAAGGTGAGACGACGGCATTGGGTCAGGATGCCCTGATTCATGTGTATGTGCCTACCTCACCGAATCCGACGTCGGGATACTTTCTGTTAGTGCCGGAACGGGAAGTCTCGTCCGTCGATATCAGTATCGAAGAAGCGATGAAACTGATTGTCTCGGGCGGTCTCTATACGCCGTCCGCCGCGATGGTGGCGGCCCTGAACGCGGAAACGAAGTGGAATCAGGTCAAACAGCCGGAGGCCGGTGTGCCGATCGGATAA